From Peromyscus maniculatus bairdii isolate BWxNUB_F1_BW_parent chromosome 8, HU_Pman_BW_mat_3.1, whole genome shotgun sequence, a single genomic window includes:
- the Fam222b gene encoding protein FAM222B isoform X2, translating to MNPPVAPYATVAPSTLAHPQAQALARQQALQHAQTLAHAPPQTLQHPQGIPPPPQALSHPQSLQQPQGLGHPQPMAQTQGLVHPQALTHQGLQHPPNPLLHGGRKMPDSDAPPNVTVSTSTIPLSMAATLQHSQPPDLSSIVHQINQFCQTRAGISTTSVCEGQIANPSPISRSLLINASTRVSTHSVPTPMPSCVVNPMEHTHAASAALPAAGPVNLPTGISRAPTGYPSDLKPVTWNQHQLAHLQQMCSEAGGTPAPGLTGKHTAGRELAGPGFVGKAPAYPQELCLAQSFHLKPSLEKPTPSPPVNGLPAPLAYPNGHYFQPLWNNILPTPNSDSSGSQDLAMPFHGGQPTGAPLDCAAAPGAHYRAGTGGGPVASQNSLMQTVDYLSGDFQQACFREQSLAMLSKAHRAPGTRAPDPTDSRSLHIQHPGYR from the coding sequence ATGAACCCCCCAGTGGCACCCTATGCTACTGTGGCACCCAGCACTTTAGCCCACCCCCAGGCCCAGGCTCTGGCccgccagcaggccctgcagcATGCACAGACCCTGGCCCACGCCCCTCCCCAGACACTGCAGCACCCTCAGggtataccaccaccaccacaggcacTGTCTCACCCTCAGAGCCTCCAGCAGCCTCAGGGCCTGGGCCACCCGCAGCCGATGGcccaaacccagggcttggtcCACCCGCAGGCCCTGACTCACCAGGGTCTCCAGCACCCCCCTAATCCATTGCTGCATGGAGGCCGGAAGATGCCAGACTCAGATGCGCCCCCGAATGTGACCGTGTCTACCTCAACTATCCCCCTTTCGATGGCGGCCACCCTGCAACACAGCCAGCCCCCGGACCTGAGCAGCATCGTGCATCAGATCAACCAGTTTTGCCAGACGAGGGCAGGCATCAGCACTACCTCAGTGTGTGAGGGCCAGATCGCCAATCCCAGCCCCATTAGTCGCAGTCTGCTCATCAATGCAAGCACCCGGGTGTCGACCCACAGCGTCCCCACACCAATGCCTTCATGTGTGGTCAATCCCATGGAGCACACCCATGCGGCCTCAGCCGCACTGCCTGCCGCAGGCCCTGTCAACCTGCCCACAGGCATCTCTCGAGCCCCCACTGGCTACCCTAGCGACCTCAAGCCAGTTACCTGGAACCAGCACCAGCTGGCCCACCTACAACAGATGTGCAGTGAAGCTGGTGGGACACCAGCCCCTGGCCTGACGGGCAAACATACAGCAGGACGTGAGTTGGCGGGGCCTGGTTTTGTGGGCAAGGCCCCTGCCTACCCACAGGAACTCTGCCTGGCACAGTCCTTCCATCTGAAGCCTTCCCTGGAGAAGCCGACCCCATCCCCACCTGTCAATGGCCTACCAGCCCCGCTGGCCTATCCCAATGGTCACTACTTCCAGCCCCTGTGGAACAACATCCTACCAACTCCCAACAGCGACAGCTCGGGGTCTCAGGACCTCGCCATGCCGTTCCATGGTGGGCAGCCCACGGGTGCACCCCTCGACTGTGCGGCAGCTCCCGGGGCCCACTACCGAGCGGGAACTGGGGGTGGGCCAGTGGCGAGCCAGAACAGCCTGATGCAAACGGTGGATTACCTGAGTGGGGATTTCCAGCAGGCCTGCTTCCGAGAACAGAGCCTGGCCATGTTGAGCAAGGCCCACCGAGCCCCTGGCACCCGAGCCCCTGATCCCACAGATAGTCGAAGTCTTCATATTCAGCACCCAGGGTATAGATAG
- the Fam222b gene encoding protein FAM222B isoform X1, translating into MLACLPGPGDLSFQLLSHTQMNTGLQKWDTPQKMRAAHYPTPAELDAYAKKVANNPLTIKIFPNSVKVPQRKHVRRTVNGLDTSAQRYSPYPTQAATKAGLLAIVKVPAKSILKDFDGTRARLLPEAIMNPPVAPYATVAPSTLAHPQAQALARQQALQHAQTLAHAPPQTLQHPQGIPPPPQALSHPQSLQQPQGLGHPQPMAQTQGLVHPQALTHQGLQHPPNPLLHGGRKMPDSDAPPNVTVSTSTIPLSMAATLQHSQPPDLSSIVHQINQFCQTRAGISTTSVCEGQIANPSPISRSLLINASTRVSTHSVPTPMPSCVVNPMEHTHAASAALPAAGPVNLPTGISRAPTGYPSDLKPVTWNQHQLAHLQQMCSEAGGTPAPGLTGKHTAGRELAGPGFVGKAPAYPQELCLAQSFHLKPSLEKPTPSPPVNGLPAPLAYPNGHYFQPLWNNILPTPNSDSSGSQDLAMPFHGGQPTGAPLDCAAAPGAHYRAGTGGGPVASQNSLMQTVDYLSGDFQQACFREQSLAMLSKAHRAPGTRAPDPTDSRSLHIQHPGYR; encoded by the exons ATGCTAGCCTGTCTCCCAGGGCCAGGTGACCTGTCCTTTCAGCTTCTCTCTCACACGCAGATGAACACTGGACTTCAGAAAT gggacactccacagaaaatgagagctGCTCACTATCCTACCCCAGCCGAATTGGACGCGTATGCTAAGAAGGTCGCAAACAACCCACTGACTATAAAAATCTTCCCCAACAGTGTGAAGGTTCCCCAGCGGAAACACGTTCGTCGTACTGTGAACGGCCTCGACACATCAGCCCAGCGCTACAGCCCCTACCCGACTCAGGCCGCCACCAAGGCAGGTCTGCTTGCCATTGTCAAAGTGCCAGCCAAAAGCATCCTCAAGGACTTTGACGGCACCCGGGCCCGGTTACTCCCTGAGGCCATCATGAACCCCCCAGTGGCACCCTATGCTACTGTGGCACCCAGCACTTTAGCCCACCCCCAGGCCCAGGCTCTGGCccgccagcaggccctgcagcATGCACAGACCCTGGCCCACGCCCCTCCCCAGACACTGCAGCACCCTCAGggtataccaccaccaccacaggcacTGTCTCACCCTCAGAGCCTCCAGCAGCCTCAGGGCCTGGGCCACCCGCAGCCGATGGcccaaacccagggcttggtcCACCCGCAGGCCCTGACTCACCAGGGTCTCCAGCACCCCCCTAATCCATTGCTGCATGGAGGCCGGAAGATGCCAGACTCAGATGCGCCCCCGAATGTGACCGTGTCTACCTCAACTATCCCCCTTTCGATGGCGGCCACCCTGCAACACAGCCAGCCCCCGGACCTGAGCAGCATCGTGCATCAGATCAACCAGTTTTGCCAGACGAGGGCAGGCATCAGCACTACCTCAGTGTGTGAGGGCCAGATCGCCAATCCCAGCCCCATTAGTCGCAGTCTGCTCATCAATGCAAGCACCCGGGTGTCGACCCACAGCGTCCCCACACCAATGCCTTCATGTGTGGTCAATCCCATGGAGCACACCCATGCGGCCTCAGCCGCACTGCCTGCCGCAGGCCCTGTCAACCTGCCCACAGGCATCTCTCGAGCCCCCACTGGCTACCCTAGCGACCTCAAGCCAGTTACCTGGAACCAGCACCAGCTGGCCCACCTACAACAGATGTGCAGTGAAGCTGGTGGGACACCAGCCCCTGGCCTGACGGGCAAACATACAGCAGGACGTGAGTTGGCGGGGCCTGGTTTTGTGGGCAAGGCCCCTGCCTACCCACAGGAACTCTGCCTGGCACAGTCCTTCCATCTGAAGCCTTCCCTGGAGAAGCCGACCCCATCCCCACCTGTCAATGGCCTACCAGCCCCGCTGGCCTATCCCAATGGTCACTACTTCCAGCCCCTGTGGAACAACATCCTACCAACTCCCAACAGCGACAGCTCGGGGTCTCAGGACCTCGCCATGCCGTTCCATGGTGGGCAGCCCACGGGTGCACCCCTCGACTGTGCGGCAGCTCCCGGGGCCCACTACCGAGCGGGAACTGGGGGTGGGCCAGTGGCGAGCCAGAACAGCCTGATGCAAACGGTGGATTACCTGAGTGGGGATTTCCAGCAGGCCTGCTTCCGAGAACAGAGCCTGGCCATGTTGAGCAAGGCCCACCGAGCCCCTGGCACCCGAGCCCCTGATCCCACAGATAGTCGAAGTCTTCATATTCAGCACCCAGGGTATAGATAG
- the Traf4 gene encoding TNF receptor-associated factor 4 isoform X1, with protein sequence MPGFDYKFLEKPKRRLLCPLCGKPMREPVQVSTCGHRFCDTCLQEFLSEGVFKCPEDQLPLDYAKIYPDPELEVQVLGLPIRCIHSEEGCRWTGLLRHLQGHLNTCSFNVVPCPNRCPAKLSRRDLPAHLQHDCPKRRLKCEFCGCDFSGEAYEGHEGMCPQESVYCENKCGARMMRRLLAQHATSECPKRTQPCAYCTKEFVFDTIQSHQYQCPRLPVACPNQCGVGTVAREDLPGHLKDSCSTALVLCPFKESGCKHRCPKLAMARHVEESVKPHLAMMCALVSRQRQELQELRRELEELSIGSDGVLIWKIGSYGRRLQEAKAKPNLECFSPAFYTHKYGYKLQVSAFLNGNGSGEGTHLSIYIRVLPGAFDNLLEWPFARRVTFSLLDQSDPGLAKPQHVTETFHPDPNWKNFQKPGTWRGSLDESSLGFGYPKFISHQDIRKRNYVRDDAVFIRASVELPRKILS encoded by the exons ATGCCCGGCTTCGACTACAAGTTCCTGGAGAAGCCCAAGCGGCGGCTGCTGTGCCCACTGTGCGGGAAGCCCATGCGCGAGCCCGTGCAGGTGTCCACTTGCGGCCACCGCTTCTGCGACACCTGCCTGCAGGAGTTCCTCAG TGAAGGAGTTTTCAAATgccctgaggaccagcttcctcTGGACTATGCCAAG ATCTACCCCGACCCAGAGCTGGAGGTCCAGGTGTTAGGCTTGCCTATCCGCTGCATCCACAGTGAGGAGGGTTGCCGCTGGACTGGGCTGCTCCGCCATCTACAG GGCCACTTGAACACCTGCAGCTTCAATGTGGTCCCCTGCCCCAATCGTTGCCCGGCCAAGCTGAGCCGGCGCGATCTGCCTGCCCACCTGCAGCACGACTGTCCCAAGCGCCGCCTCAAGTGTGAATTCTGTGGCTGTGACTTCAGCGGGGAGGCCTACGAG GGTCACGAGGGCATGTGCCCCCAAGAGAGCGTCTACTGTGAGAACAAGTGTGGTGCCCGCATGATGCGGCGACTGCTGGCCCAGCACGCCACCTCCGAGTGCCCCAAGCGCACCCAGCCTTGTGCCTACTGCACCAAGGAGTTTGTTTTTGACACCATCCAG AGCCATCAGTACCAGTGCCCACGGCTGCCTGTCGCCTGCCCCAACCAGTGTGGCGTGGGCACCGTGGCTCGGGAGGACCTGCCCGGCCACTTGAAGGACAGCTGCAGCACTGCCTTGGTGCTCTGCCCTTTCAAAGAGTCTGGCTGCAAGCACAGG TGCCCTAAGCTGGCGATGGCACGTCACGTGGAGGAGAGTGTCAAGCCACACCTGGCTATGATGTGTGCCCTGGTGAGCCGGCAGCGGCAGGAGCTGCAGGAGCTGCggagggagctggaggagctCTCCATAGGCAGCGATGGAGTGCTCATCTGGAAGATCGGCAGCTACGGGCGGCGCCTCCAAGAGGCCAAGGCCAAGCCTAACCTGGAGTGCTTCAGCCCGGCCTTCTACACACACAAGTATGGCTACAAGCTGCAGGTGTCCGCGTTCCTCAACGGCAACGGCAGCGGCGAGGGCACCCACCTCTCCATCTACATTCGCGTGTTGCCAGGTGCCTTTGACAATCTCCTCGAGTGGCCCTTTGCCCGTCGGGTCACCTTCTCCCTGCTGGATCAGAGCGACCCGGGTCTGGCCAAGCCACAGCATGTCACGGAGACCTTCCACCCTGATCCAAACTGGAAGAACTTCCAAAAGCCCGGCACTTGGCGAGGCTCCCTGGATGAGAGCTCTCTGGGCTTTGGCTACCCCAAATTCATCTCCCACCAGGACATTCGAAAGCGAAATTACGTGCGGGATGATGCGGTCTTCATCCGTGCCTCCGTCGAACTGCCTCGGAAGATCCTCAGCTGA
- the Traf4 gene encoding TNF receptor-associated factor 4 isoform X2, whose translation MPRGLCPAGEGVFKCPEDQLPLDYAKIYPDPELEVQVLGLPIRCIHSEEGCRWTGLLRHLQGHLNTCSFNVVPCPNRCPAKLSRRDLPAHLQHDCPKRRLKCEFCGCDFSGEAYEGHEGMCPQESVYCENKCGARMMRRLLAQHATSECPKRTQPCAYCTKEFVFDTIQSHQYQCPRLPVACPNQCGVGTVAREDLPGHLKDSCSTALVLCPFKESGCKHRCPKLAMARHVEESVKPHLAMMCALVSRQRQELQELRRELEELSIGSDGVLIWKIGSYGRRLQEAKAKPNLECFSPAFYTHKYGYKLQVSAFLNGNGSGEGTHLSIYIRVLPGAFDNLLEWPFARRVTFSLLDQSDPGLAKPQHVTETFHPDPNWKNFQKPGTWRGSLDESSLGFGYPKFISHQDIRKRNYVRDDAVFIRASVELPRKILS comes from the exons ATGCCTAGGGGCCTCTGTCCTGCCGG TGAAGGAGTTTTCAAATgccctgaggaccagcttcctcTGGACTATGCCAAG ATCTACCCCGACCCAGAGCTGGAGGTCCAGGTGTTAGGCTTGCCTATCCGCTGCATCCACAGTGAGGAGGGTTGCCGCTGGACTGGGCTGCTCCGCCATCTACAG GGCCACTTGAACACCTGCAGCTTCAATGTGGTCCCCTGCCCCAATCGTTGCCCGGCCAAGCTGAGCCGGCGCGATCTGCCTGCCCACCTGCAGCACGACTGTCCCAAGCGCCGCCTCAAGTGTGAATTCTGTGGCTGTGACTTCAGCGGGGAGGCCTACGAG GGTCACGAGGGCATGTGCCCCCAAGAGAGCGTCTACTGTGAGAACAAGTGTGGTGCCCGCATGATGCGGCGACTGCTGGCCCAGCACGCCACCTCCGAGTGCCCCAAGCGCACCCAGCCTTGTGCCTACTGCACCAAGGAGTTTGTTTTTGACACCATCCAG AGCCATCAGTACCAGTGCCCACGGCTGCCTGTCGCCTGCCCCAACCAGTGTGGCGTGGGCACCGTGGCTCGGGAGGACCTGCCCGGCCACTTGAAGGACAGCTGCAGCACTGCCTTGGTGCTCTGCCCTTTCAAAGAGTCTGGCTGCAAGCACAGG TGCCCTAAGCTGGCGATGGCACGTCACGTGGAGGAGAGTGTCAAGCCACACCTGGCTATGATGTGTGCCCTGGTGAGCCGGCAGCGGCAGGAGCTGCAGGAGCTGCggagggagctggaggagctCTCCATAGGCAGCGATGGAGTGCTCATCTGGAAGATCGGCAGCTACGGGCGGCGCCTCCAAGAGGCCAAGGCCAAGCCTAACCTGGAGTGCTTCAGCCCGGCCTTCTACACACACAAGTATGGCTACAAGCTGCAGGTGTCCGCGTTCCTCAACGGCAACGGCAGCGGCGAGGGCACCCACCTCTCCATCTACATTCGCGTGTTGCCAGGTGCCTTTGACAATCTCCTCGAGTGGCCCTTTGCCCGTCGGGTCACCTTCTCCCTGCTGGATCAGAGCGACCCGGGTCTGGCCAAGCCACAGCATGTCACGGAGACCTTCCACCCTGATCCAAACTGGAAGAACTTCCAAAAGCCCGGCACTTGGCGAGGCTCCCTGGATGAGAGCTCTCTGGGCTTTGGCTACCCCAAATTCATCTCCCACCAGGACATTCGAAAGCGAAATTACGTGCGGGATGATGCGGTCTTCATCCGTGCCTCCGTCGAACTGCCTCGGAAGATCCTCAGCTGA